From Populus alba chromosome 16, ASM523922v2, whole genome shotgun sequence:
TTGAACTTTAAATTGTGGGTTCCTGCGTTTTTAAGTTATTGATACGTATTTGTTTGATGtatacaattttctttttaagactttcttattctctttctttctctatctctctttttttttcccttttcttcgcttactttttttctaatttactcTTCATGTATTCCTTGATAGCAGGAATCGACTACTATTCAAAGTTAAAACTTCCAAGAGGGAACCTGTTGGCGGAACACTTATTAGACCCGTTATAGTATTTATCCGATTTAAATGCGTGATGGTAATGCGGTATTTTATAAaacagttttttaaattaaaaatatattaaaacagtattttttatattttttatttttaacataaacccattaaaactattaaattttttttaaagaaaataaaaaaaattaatttaatattttctaaacaaaaaaaaaacaattttttttaaaacttaatcacCTAAATAAACATTCCCTATAACCTCCGGTGAATTTGGAtctacaatattattttaatatttaaaaaaacaaaacaaaatagtgcattttagttttgtttaaataaaaggatattattttttaattataaataaactaaaataatattattttaaataaaaattttaaataaaaattgattggaGTTGATAAAATTGGTGAGGGCATGTAGAGCCCGTTTGGctctgcggctgcggctgcgttttattgAAAACACAGTCAGCAGCCgtttggtaacaaaaaaaacgTGATTTACTGTGTATGGGGCCCACACAAATTTTGCGTCAAAAACACAGTAAATGAAAAGctaaaatttcatgtttttcatgCACTGTGCagctaattgcactgttcattgaacagtgcaattagcgTGAACATGTACATGGTACACtgttcacattaaaaaataacgttgtgcaagtgaattgcactgttcacgtgaacagtgcaattcacttgcactgttcgtcctttttttttttttttttgtgcagtgtgttaattttattaaatttttttttaaaaaaaaaaaactagtttagagttaATTAAATGTgacgtgaacaatatttttttctcaaaaaagtagtatagagtgaattaaattcactcgcactataatatcaattttatatatgataatattttatctaattttattacacactcaaaaaattatgaaaactgtagttcttatcggataAATTTTGtatctaataaaattatatataatttaatgaaataataaaaaatattttatataaaatattatttattccaTGATGTAATagaagtaattaaatttacaatatttaaatttaaaatcatcaatattaatatatatttcttaaaattattttataactttaattttaaaaacattcttaatcaaacacattaaactactttttattcaacctcaattttaaccatagttttaaccaaacatctattttttcaaaccaacctcaattaaaagtactttttataaaacaacttttttcaaaccacaaccacaacaactaccacaatgccaaacacactcgTAGGCTTGTCTGAAACAGTATCCAATCTAACTTAGACAAAATTTCGGTAGAGTGAGttttaaacttgttttgtttttaattaattttttttattttaaattaattttttttataaattaatattaaaaataaatttaaaaaataatattattttaattccttttcaaataaaaattattttaaaaaataaactctatcAAATTTACGATCATTCTTTTCAGATAAATAGATCACAAAATCCACGTGCTAGGTCTCGAGAGTTTAACATCCATTTCTGGGAGTTCAATCGAGTCTTCCAGTAGAGACAAAAcctataatatttcaaaatttcaaaatatttcctATAGTTTAACATAAACGCTCCGGTCAATAACATAAACAACGTTTTccgaaatttcaaaatatttccttttctttcgaAAATTAATAATCCTTTTAAACGGCAAAATTACACCCCAAACAGGAGCTCCCAAGTGTAGCCGCAACTTCCCTATAGTATTTCTCCAATCCAGCCAGCCAAGATGTCAAAATCCttccaaatcaaatcaaaaaccctaaaattgaACCCTTTTTATAATCACTTCACTATATAAATCACCCAATCTTCACTGATCATTGATAAATCACTATTAAATCTTGAGCTCAAGAATCAAGAAATGAAAGCCTCACTAAAATTCCGGGAAGAGCAAAACCCGGTATTTAGAGCCAAAGTGCCACTTAACATCTTGGGTTTACCATTTCAATCAGGAATTATAGCCGGAGAATCCAAAGAACTTTCTTTAAATCTCTCCACTTTCTTCCAATCTGGACCCTCCATCAAAATCGCTTACCGTCCTAATGACACGTGGAACCCCTTCTCCCTCGTTCTCAAAACCGGAACCGGTCACTTCGGTTCTCCGGTTTCTAGCTCCATGATTATGAGTGCGGAGTTCAATCTATTGAGTAAAGGTAATAGTAATTTAAACCCTAGCTTTATGCTCCACTTCAATCCTCAATTTGGGGATTTTTCGATTAAGAAGTCGCAGTCGTCGACTCACGTGAGTCATCTGACGGGGTCGATTCTGAACGGCGGCGCTTCGTCTGATGATCATGGGTCGATTGAGGCCGTTGAGGCTGCGACTCCGACTCCGACTCCGGATGTGGTTGATGGCGTGTTTTGTGGGAAGAGGATTACGGTTTTGCCACCGGTGACTTCGAGTGCGGTTGCGGGATTGTTTTCTGGTGTGGAGGTTACGGCGAAGACGAGGCTTCCAGTGAGGAGCAAGGCGGTGGTGAGTTTCCGGTGGGGAGTTCGGGTTCCGGCTGAAATTAAGAGTGGCGGTGAATCAACGGCTGGGATTAATTTTAGGACGATACCGGTCTTTGTGATGAATAAGATTGGAATTGAACACGTGGATGGTAGAGATGAGAGGAGTAAGAAGGCGGGGACGACAGGGAAGGTGGAGATGGATTCGGGGAATGCTGAGGTGGCAGAGGCGTGTTTGGGTGTGAAAAGGCAATTAGAGGTTTTGCAGGGTGAGAACGGGCATTTGAGGAAAGCAGTGGAGGAATTGAGTGAAGAAATTGGCGGAGGGAAATTATTAGTTGGGGATTTGGATTCTGGAAAATACGAGAGAAATGGAATTAAAAGCCCCGAGTAGAAAGGAGGAGAAACAATGAGAGGAAGAAATCAATGGAAGGAGATTGAAGAAGAAGGCATCTAATGGAACTGCTACTAGTGGTAATTGGTCCTTGAAATTACTGGATAGTTATAATTTGGTGCTTAAtacattaagtttttttttttcatatcaatttttcagtttatttaggATCttatgaaatatgttttttttgggttttggttgGTTTAGTCATGTAAGATAAAgatgtaaattaattaaaatcaattgggATATTAGTGTTTTGGATTAGGAATTCGAAATTA
This genomic window contains:
- the LOC118052407 gene encoding uncharacterized protein; this encodes MKASLKFREEQNPVFRAKVPLNILGLPFQSGIIAGESKELSLNLSTFFQSGPSIKIAYRPNDTWNPFSLVLKTGTGHFGSPVSSSMIMSAEFNLLSKGNSNLNPSFMLHFNPQFGDFSIKKSQSSTHVSHLTGSILNGGASSDDHGSIEAVEAATPTPTPDVVDGVFCGKRITVLPPVTSSAVAGLFSGVEVTAKTRLPVRSKAVVSFRWGVRVPAEIKSGGESTAGINFRTIPVFVMNKIGIEHVDGRDERSKKAGTTGKVEMDSGNAEVAEACLGVKRQLEVLQGENGHLRKAVEELSEEIGGGKLLVGDLDSGKYERNGIKSPE